The Prevotella sp. E9-3 genome has a window encoding:
- a CDS encoding dihydrofolate reductase translates to MTISIIAAVARNRAIGFNNKLIYWLPNDLKRFKQLTTGHTIVMGRRTFESLPKGALPNRRNCVLTKSVGELPGCECFASWEDFVATCKADEHIYIIGGASLYSSLLDKADRLCLTEIADTPKEADTFFPDYSDWKEVWREDHQTDERHDYPYSFVDYER, encoded by the coding sequence ATGACAATTTCTATCATAGCAGCAGTGGCCCGTAACAGGGCCATTGGCTTTAATAACAAGTTGATTTACTGGCTGCCCAACGACCTGAAGCGTTTCAAGCAACTCACTACCGGTCATACGATAGTGATGGGGCGCCGCACGTTTGAGAGTCTGCCGAAAGGTGCACTGCCCAATCGCCGCAACTGTGTGTTGACCAAGAGTGTTGGCGAGTTGCCTGGCTGTGAGTGTTTCGCTTCGTGGGAAGATTTCGTCGCAACATGCAAGGCCGATGAGCATATATATATAATAGGTGGTGCAAGTCTTTACAGCTCATTGCTGGACAAGGCCGACCGCCTGTGCCTTACAGAGATTGCCGATACTCCCAAAGAGGCCGACACCTTTTTCCCCGACTATAGTGATTGGAAAGAAGTGTGGCGTGAAGACCACCAGACAGACGAGCGTCACGACTATCCTTATTCCTTCGTTGACTATGAGCGGTAG